The Trichoderma breve strain T069 chromosome 2, whole genome shotgun sequence DNA segment ATCCGCGATACAATCGTTATGAGCCTTCAAATATAGGTCAAACAGCTCATCAGGATCCACGCCGTCGCTGCTCAGCGAGTCTCGCATCTCCTCCGAGCAGAAATATGCCATCGTGGGGTCGTCAATCTGGAGGTTACGCAGTCCCTCATTATACAACGTCTTGATCTCCTTTTGATATGCCACTGCCAAATCCGCAAAGAACTCCTCGTCCGATGAATACGCATCGGCGTTATAGCATTTCCCCGGAGCCAGCCTCAAATGGAAATAACAAGCCGGGGGCATCGTGAATTTGCATTCTCCCCACTGCTCCTGAGGAACAGTGttgcgcagcagcagccagtttTCAAGATACGGGCTGCTGTCGTAGCTGATCTTGCCCTCGCAGATCGCAGCCATGGGATACTGCTGCCCGGATTTCTTCAGAGCCGCGATGGGCGGCGCAGAGAGGCGTGCTAGTTCCCATGGCACGGGGCTGACTTCGCGGAAACCGGTAAGCTTCTcgaagaagcccgagaagTAGTACTTGCGATCGAATTCGCCTGATGACAGCGCCCGTGTgccattgagctgctgctttttGACGGCTTCTTTAATGGCGGTTTGTTGGGCTTGGCGGAGCTCCTCCGCAGTTATTTCGCCTTGGTCGAACTGTTTCTGGTGGTCGGATACATAGGCTGGCCGGATGAGGGAGCCGATGTGGTCGGCGTGAAAGGGGAGTCTCGCCATATTCAGATGATTGCGTCGTTGGCGATAGGGCTACCCTACTATGgtttgttgaagaagaccTCAAATGAGACTCAACTTCGATATATGCTAATAGTTTGCAACCTATTTATCCATGACATCAATTGTGCGTGCGCTGCCAATTTCCTCAACCCACAAAATCGTCCTGGTTAGCAGCGCAAGATACTCCAACTTGACTATCTTTCCCCGCAACTCCCGTCGTCAACGATCCCGCTTCATTTGCCGAGGGGGCGAACGAACTAATAGCTCCGTCGACATTCATCGAATCGCTGCAGCCGTCACCAAAGTCTCTGCATGAACTTGTGTGATATATCCTCTAGGGTTGCAGAACCTGCGGGGGAGTTCGCTTCAGTGTGGACGACACGTAGCGTTACAGCCGGGTTTGGACCCGGAATCGTCAAATAAACGGCCCTTTGACAGTTGAGTGTCAAGCGCATGCAATAGTCGAAACCACATCGTTGCAGGGATCATGACTTCATCGGCCGGGTAAAATGGTTGCtgtggatgggatggggTTGAGGGGCTACTTGCTATTTTTCCGCGGCACCAACTGACCCGATTCAGCGACATGCCACAACCCGTGTTGGACAGTGACAGACAACTTGTGATCCCGTGTCACTGGGTCGTATGGATCGCAGGACTCTATTTCATTGGTCTCGTCATGCCATTTCTAGACATCAGTGTCTTTGATTCTAGAAACAGAGTTCAGTCtgcatttcttctctttgtcaATGCGGATAGTCATGGGATCTATGGGCGATATGGATTTTGTTTGTGGATGATAGGGTAAGTGAGTATTAACTTTCTGGTGAAGAAAGTGATCGTTGCATTCGATTGTACGGCTCTTCCTAGATACTTTAGCAGAATGATCCATTGATGCGTGATATTCCTATCTTCCTACGATAATCCATATATATGGGGCGAGTTGATAGGTCGAGCTTCCACAGAAACATAAGTCCTCTGCAAAGACTTTTACAATAACATCGGTATACTCTCTGGGCAAAAAGTAAGGTTGATTCCTTCTGCTACTTTTCACAATACAAGCGTGATGTTAGATAGAATAGTCATCTTTGTGTGGTGTCAATAAtccccatccatccctcaAGCCCAACAGGCCTAGTGGTCTATTCCCTTGCATCAAAATCAGAGACAAAACCCACGTCGACGCGTTTGTCTCACAACGCCACCGCGTTGAATCTTACTCTAGGACCTTCTCGCTGAAACCAATGTCTTCATCGCGATAGCTGAGCTGAGATTCCTCATTGTTTTTCGAATCCACCACGATATCGATTCTGCGGTGCGTGCCATATCCCATCGTCGGACTTCAATGTTTCTCTAGACGAGACACCTTATTCAGCTGGTTCAGCATTGTATTTTCTTGCCATGAACAAGGTGGCATTCCTTCTTACGTGAGATAGATTATGAATTTGGCTGCAGATTGCTTGGAACTCATTCGACTTGCCTCTGTATGTTAGGTAGAACGACAAGCCCTTTTTAGCAATGTGATATGTGGGTAAGACCTCAGCTGTATGTTGGTCTGAGTATTTATAGCTTTTCATGCATAGGAATTTGGATATCGGCGCTGCCATGGTCCGTCCCTCCTCTAAATCCACCGATGACCAACATATGGCATATGACTTACAGCTGAAGGCCTACGTACTAGGTATCTGGCTACAATTGAGCCGTGGAATCTGAGATGGTTTTAGCACTAAGAAGAATTTTGGCCTCGAGGAATTCCAAGAGAGCCCTGAGAGCGTACACACTAGCCTCTTGCTTCTCTAGTAGGATCATGCCGTGAGACATCAAGAATGCTGGCACGCCCAGAGGTGGCAAAGGCTGCGCTCTTCACGATCAACGCGGATCGCAACCCGGATGATCATGTATATGCATTCTTCAACGTGGGTTGTATTGGCGTTCTTTGGTGCGATGTCTAGAGTTATAAATAATGGTAGACACTCCTCCTGGAAGCACGAATCCTTCATCGCAGCAAGTACTAACTCAACAGCAGTACACTCAAATCTCCGATTTCCTTCCTTTAGAATCTGGGGGTTTTTTTAGTCACTCTTTTATTACAAGACATTCTTTTCTATTCAACATGCGTTCggctttgatgatgagcctCGGCGCCCAGCTCGCCTTGGGCTACTTCACGAACTCCTCGGAGCCTCTGCAAAACAAACTCGATGTTCACCCGCTGCTTATTGGCGACTTCAGGCTTTTTGGATGTGTGGCATCCACGGCTGGCTTTCCCAACTTCAAGAAGGTTGCTTCTACGAATCTCATGAACCTGGACTTTTGTGCAGCTAGCTGCCCTGGCAAGTTCTTTGGCACTTCCAACAGGTGAGTGTTATATGGAAATATTGTGTCCTTGCCCACATGCTGATTATGATTTATAGAGATTGTTATTGTGGAGATGAGCTTGATTTTGAAACTGCAGGCAAGATTGACGAGGATCTGTGCAACACTCCTTGTCCGGGAGACAAGCATCAGACCTGCGGTGGTCTCGACGCTGCTCGTCGCCTAGCTCTAGAGAAACAGGAACCTCGGTCTGTTGTCTTGAGTTTATACGTCAGAATTCATGATGAGGAGCACCATGATGACCACGAGTATGAACACGACGACCACGAGTACAAGCACGACGACCATGAATATCACCACAACGAGACTGAGTACCATCACGACGATCATGAGTATCACAACGACGGCCATCAGTGGAACAATACTTATGGAACTAAGCCCACTCGCCCTCACCATACCTTCACAAGCACCATCACGAGCACCAGGACTAGCACCATCACATCTTGCCCGTCTTGGGTCGAGCACTGCCCCGTCGGCCACAAGACTACGGAAGTTGTGACTGTCACCACTGAGCTCTGCCCCAAGCCCGAATggcacaagaagaagattgtaTGCTACGGCGGCCACTGTGCCCCCGAGGAACCCTGCCGTGAAGAGCACTGCGAGCACCACCGCGTCATCTGCAACGGGGATGACTGCTATCCCGAGGTCTGCACCGACAAGGATGAGTGGCATAAGCTGGTCATCTGCGATGGCAAGGATTGCCGCTACCACCAGTGCTCCGGCGAGGAGTGCAACTCCAAGATTGTCTGCTACGACGGCAAGTGTGCCAAGGAGACATGCTACGGCGAGGAATGCCACAAGAAGTTCGTCTGCAAGGACTTCGAGTGCGGCCACGAGCACTGCAACGGGGATAATTGCCACAAGTATGAAGTCTGCAATGGATCCGGCGCGGACTGCAAACCTTGCCCCCCTTGCAACGGCGCAGGCTGCcctgttcctcctcctcctgcgcCCAGACCTCAGCCTCCTGCTCCCACGCATGACCATCCCAGCCCGCCTAACCCTCCTGTTCACCCTACCACTGGTCACGGCTGGCCTCACCCGACCCAGCCTCCCGTTGTTGCCGGCTCGACAAAGCTGGGCGCTACAGTTTTAACTGTCTTgctgagcttcatcttcttcctgtAAGTGGGCTATTAGGTTACGGGACAGCTAGAATTTCGATTCCTTTCGCAAGGTAGAAGCGTGTGAAATAGTGAGGGACTAGATTCAGGGGATATTTAGATGATATACTAGAGCTATATTGTTGATTTACTCTAGATGGACAATCGTGTAGTGTTAGACACCGAAGCTTCTACACTCTTCCAATGAcattcatttcattcaaATTCCTCATGATTGAACCGTTCGCTTACTAGCATTGATATGGTGTCATTCCATTGTAACCCATTTCAGGTGCCTCAATGTGAAGCGACCTAACACTATCCGACGGAATAATGACTCGTTTCTAATTTTGAACAATTATGCCACTTTTCTTCGGAGGAAGtaggaaaaggaagaacAAACTACATAGATACGGAACACATCCGATTAGTCGGCTATCCACCATCGGGGAACTCACTCATTTCCACCATCAGAAAAAAGGAGGACACAACGCTGGATGACACGAGGAACCCCTGCATAAGCCACATGCCTCCAACAAGCGAGAAAGAAAGCTGATGCCTAACAGTGGTAATGGCCCGTGTGTTCTTCAAAACAAGGCGATCGATAGGTGCCACTATGTCGGGTCTGGGGGCAGACTTGACCCAACGTGTGTTGCGCGAGCAGTTCCGATGCTATGGTTCAGCGATATTTCTTGCATGACCATGTTGCTAGCTTCAACGTTGATCTGGAATTATCCATTCGAACTTCATGAGTCTTGCAGGAAAATCGTTACATTATTATTCACGTGGCATAGTAAAGTAAGTGACATCTACGACTGGAAAATCGGCCATGAGCAATTCGCTACAATGGTTCCTAAACACACCGGTGGAAGTGTCCAATAGGGTGCGTAGTGGCTCTCCGGTTCCAAAGCAGCGAGGTGTTTATTGGCGGCGCGGGGCAACAGGCGAACGATAGCGAACAAAGAACCATATTGTAGCTCATGATTTGTTGGATGGGCATTAAGTTTTCTCCATGCCTTGCCACGGAGCATCACTCGGACCACATTGCGGTTGATGTGTCCGGATGATATCGGCCAACCCCCGTAACACGAAACACGAATCCACCGCTGCAAGATATGAGGTCAAGGCAGCAGGTTCAGCTATTCAtagcaaagggaaaaaagtcATCCAGAAGCCAAAATAAACCGGAACAGAATGAGGCCTCGTACCAGATCGCTTACCCCCTCCTAACCCTGATCGGGCGAAATATAGCGATATAACTGAGCAAGGACTTGCAGCAAATAAATGCACGGTAATGCGAATGGCTTGAAGATACagtttggctttggcaggAGGGTTATCCGCACTCATGGACCGAGTTCGCCACCAGACTAGCTGCTATAGATAACCAACCATCccaggatgatgatgcaagCGTCGCTGTCAAATATCAACTCAAACGCTTGAGCTGGGCCAACGGAGAATGTCCCCAAATTCGCAATTATTCAATTCAAGCCTGGGCCGTTAGACGTGAAACCATTCCAATATAAGTAGTTGCATGCGGTGTTGGGATACTATAGGTCAGCATCATACTTTCAAGCGACAGAGAAACATTTATGCAAGAGGCTGCTCGTACTGTAAGCAAACAGCGAACTTGATTTTAATATGGGCTAGACTCGAAACTAGGCCTTCATGACATGAAAAGGCGTTCCGAATTACCGAGACGCAGGAGACCAGGGCCTGCTAGCAGCGCCTGGGACGCAGAGAATATTGAAGTCTGACCAACTCCATCTGTGGAGGGAATGCCAATTGGAGGCAAAACAACCTAGCAGAGCAAAGGTCTACGTAAGGGATCCCTGCAGCGGCTTGCATAAGTGCTGGCCAGGGAGGTACCAGGACGTAGCCAATCATGCAGCCATCGAGTGGCCTCTGAGACGCAAATGGAAAACCTTGCATTGAAAGTCTCAGCAAGGACATGTACCCTACAGCACGTGCGATTTCGAGAACACGGGAATACCTGTGCCTGTAGGATACTCCGAATCGCATTCGTGGCTTGCCGGGCTTGTTGCTCTAGTTTGGCATAGGCTGTAGTGGAGCGAGCAACGAGTGGGCTTTTGGAGATCAGCAAGCCATGGAAATTGCCAATTGCCAGCGTCGAGGTGGGTAAGATGAGTAGCCCAAAGATGAGGAGGCGTTTAGCGTTCCTTACTGTCGGGTCGGCACAAAATGTCAAAGCCGAGAGGAGCCTTTGAGATGAAAATGGGGGTCGCGAAGCTCACTAGGGGCGGAGCCAGTGAGAAAAAGGCCCATGCCACCTAAGCAGCCAATTTGATCCGCAAGAGGGGTTCGTTCGTGTCTGCAAAGCGTCGGGTTGATAATGCAACGAGCTTAGCCAATCGTCGAGTCGTCCAGCGAGAGAGTCTTGCGATTCgtggacgaggaggacatGTAACGTAACCAGATCAGCCAGCTCAAGGTATCTCTAGGCGAAAGAGCACAGAGAAGACAGACGCAGAGGAACCCGTACGCTGTATGTATTCGTACTGGACAGTAAAGACAAGGAACATGACATGATTGACTTGGCATGGACAAGGGCTTGGCGGAGGTTGTGTTGgcttcgagatggagaaagcTGTGGATGAAACGGCGAGGTGAATTGAGAGAAATTGCTTGGTATGCGACCTAGGTACCTGTGAAGGTGCTAAGCGGTATCCAATGGCAAATTGCAACCGTGCTGCTGCAACGGCAACTGCAACTGGAGGCCGCACCTGCCGTCCATGGACGAAGCGAGCACAAGTCGAGGCATGCGTTACCGAGGGAGTACCTGCCTGGGTTCGTACTGTCCTGTCCTTTTCTTCGTACTATCCGTTATTGGATGCTGGctggcagatgcagcaggaaAGCACGGCCCAATGGGCTAATTCGCATCGGAAGTTAGTGCCTTCCAAGGCTAGCACGAGCATCAATTTTCTTCAGTTGGTGTGCTCTTAATTCCGTTCGCACACACAAACTTGTCCCAACACCTGGCTCACGAGATGGCGAATTGCCACGGGAAAAAACTTGATTTATTCCTTGTTTTACGCTTGTTATGTGCAGTCCCGACCAACTGAAGAAACGGCCTACTAGTGTCTGTGCTGTACTCGATAGTGCTGCtacaagagaaaaaaaatcgtTCCATCAACGG contains these protein-coding regions:
- a CDS encoding WSC domain-containing protein; this translates as MRSALMMSLGAQLALGYFTNSSEPLQNKLDVHPLLIGDFRLFGCVASTAGFPNFKKVASTNLMNLDFCAASCPGKFFGTSNRDCYCGDELDFETAGKIDEDLCNTPCPGDKHQTCGGLDAARRLALEKQEPRSVVLSLYVRIHDEEHHDDHEYEHDDHEYKHDDHEYHHNETEYHHDDHEYHNDGHQWNNTYGTKPTRPHHTFTSTITSTRTSTITSCPSWVEHCPVGHKTTEVVTVTTELCPKPEWHKKKIVCYGGHCAPEEPCREEHCEHHRVICNGDDCYPEVCTDKDEWHKLVICDGKDCRYHQCSGEECNSKIVCYDGKCAKETCYGEECHKKFVCKDFECGHEHCNGDNCHKYEVCNGSGADCKPCPPCNGAGCPVPPPPAPRPQPPAPTHDHPSPPNPPVHPTTGHGWPHPTQPPVVAGSTKLGATVLTVLLSFIFFL
- a CDS encoding cobalamin-independent synthase, catalytic domain-containing protein, translated to MARLPFHADHIGSLIRPAYVSDHQKQFDQGEITAEELRQAQQTAIKEAVKKQQLNGTRALSSGEFDRKYYFSGFFEKLTGFREVSPVPWELARLSAPPIAALKKSGQQYPMAAICEGKISYDSSPYLENWLLLRNTVPQEQWGECKFTMPPACYFHLRLAPGKCYNADAYSSDEEFFADLAVAYQKEIKTLYNEGLRNLQIDDPTMAYFCSEEMRDSLSSDGVDPDELFDLYLKAHNDCIADRPEGLHVGLHICRGNFSKSVHFSEGSYEKIAERFFKVLNYDTFFLEYDNARSGGFEPLRFLPKNKNVVLGVVTTKDPVLEDSQEIKRRVLEAAKIIADGQKRSVEEVMENIGISPQCGFASVSVGAEGMTEEKMFAKLRLVRDVAKELWPDRP